The genomic segment ACTGGCCATCTTGGACGGACAGTTCCGAAGCTGTGATTGCGAGACCATGTTTCGCCTCCGTCAATTCATCCCGAAGTGATTCAAGTGTCGTTCGCGTCGTTTTCATTTCTTGCGCAAGCGTCTCAAGCGTAACGTTCAATTGTTCATCTACTACTTTCATCTCCGCAAGGCGGCGCTCTTGTTCACGAATGACCGCCTGTCCTTGCGTCAGCCCTTCGCGGAGTTCGTCTAACTCCCGTGATTGACTAAAGAGTGGCGTCCCTTTTTTCCAGCTCCCCCCTGTCATCGAACCACCGACGTTGACGACATCTCCGTCGAGCGTCACGAGCCGATACCGATGTCCCGTCGCACGGGCAATCGCGTTCGCTTGTTCAAGCGATTCGACGACAAGCGTCGTCCCGAGCAAGTTCTGTTTTAATTTCGTCAGCTCATCCGTCGTCGTCACGAGTTCACTCGCAACGCCGATGTATCCTTGCATCGCAGATAGTTGATTGCGAACCGATTGATTCAAATCGCGCCGTTGAATCGAACTGAGCGGCATGAACGTCGCACGTCCCGCGTTTAGACGACGTAATTCCTGAATCAATTTCCGCCCCGTCGCGTCTGTATCGACGACGACGTTTTGCATGGCACCGCCAAGTGCCGTTTCGATCGCCGCTTCATATCGGGCCGGTACGGAAATCAATTCGGCAACCGCTCCATATATTCCTGAAATGTGATCACGCTGTTTCAAAATCGTTTTGACGGCACCGAAATAACCACTGTAATCTGCCTTGACGGACTCCAAAAATTCAATCCGGTCCTCTGTTTTATCACGCCGGCGATGGAGATCGACGATGGATCGTTCGACTTGCGTCATCATCGTTCGCTGTTCGTGTTGCTTCGTTTCAACTTGCGTCTCTTCCGCCACTAAGGCATCGAGCTGTTGCCGCACGTTGAAAGAGCTCGCTTCTAGTCGGTCAACCTCGGCCGCATAAGCTGTTTGCGCCGATTGTTTCGACCCTGTCCCTTCCGCGAACGTCCGGCGTAACTCTTCCGCACTCTGTAAATCTTGTTTTGCTCGGTTATAGGCGTTATTCGTCGCCGCCAGTCGACTCGCTACTTCAAACGCTTCAGACCGTAGTTGCTCTGCTTCTTTTTCAAAATCACGGTCCGAATACGTTAATGCGGCATCTGCTTGTTCACGACGTTTGACAGTTTGCTCGTATGTTTGCTTCGTCTCATCTCGTAAGCGAGCTGCTTTTTTCGCCTCATCCTCAATTAGGGAAACACGCGCTTCAAGCGTCGCGACTTCTTGTTCTAAACGCTCTTTCATTTGCGTCCCATGTTTCTCACGTTCTTTTGCCAAGTTCAGCGAACCTTGAATCTCAACGAGCGTCGTCGAGACGGTTCGCAACCGTTCCTGCATCTCTGTCTCTGTCCGGCGAATGTTTTCAAGCATCGTTTCTTGTTCTTCTCTCGAGGTTTGCGTTTCCTCAAGACGTGCCTGTTCATTTGACAACTCACGCTCACACGTTTCGATTTCCATCGTCAATTGGGCAATTTGTTCCATATAACTTTGAATTTCTTCTGCAATGATGCCACGTTCTAAAAAATCGAACCGGTCGCGGGCAATCAAATACTCTTTTGCAAGCGCTGCTTGTTCTCGTAACGGCTCGATTCGTCCACCGAGTTCAAATAAAATATCATCGACACGTGAGAGATTCGTCTCCGTGTCACTCAGCTTCCGCTCCGCTTGTTTTTTCCGGTGGCGGTATTTTAAGACACCTGCTGCCTCTTCGATGACGGACCGCCGCTCTTCCGGTTTCCCGGAGATGACTTGTTCGACACGTCCTTGACCAATGATTGCGAAGGCATCACGGGACAGACCTGTATCCATAAAGAGATCGAGGACGTCCTTCAAGCGGCATGGTTTTTTATTAAGAAAATAATCACTGTCTCCATTTCGACTGACGCGTCGCGTCACGCTCAACTCTTGGTAAGGTAAAGCAACCGTTCCCGACTCATTATCGAGGACAAGCGTCACCTCTGCGAACTGCTTTCGATGTTCTGACATACTGCCGGCGAAGATGACATCTTCCATCTTCGCACCGCGCAATGATTTAGCCGATTGCTCACCGAGCACCCAGCGCACTGCATCCGATATATTCGACTTCCCACTACCGTTCGGTCCGACGACTGCCGTCACTCCCGGTAGGAAGTCAAGTTCTGTCCGGCTCGCAAAAGATTTGAAGCCGTTGATTTCAATTCGTTTTAAGTACATCTTTACCACCCATATGTTTAAATTTCTTTTAATTTTCTTTTAGTTTACCATAGCCGAAAGGTCTACAAAATGGTAGGTTTTATGGTAATGTTAACGGTAAAGACGTGAAGAGGAGAATTCAACGATATGACAATTGAACAAATGATTGAAGCAATCTTGGATAAATTAAATATTATTAATAAAGGCGTCATCAAAGCTGAGCAGTTCGATGGCACAAAAAATGACGACTTAAAAGAAATTTATGAGTTCGTCATGATGCGTGAATCGTTATCACTCGCTGAGGTCGATGCAATCGTCGATGAACTAAAATCACTGAAGACGGTGTAAGAAACCATATAAAAAAGGCGTTCCCAATCGGGCGCCTTTTTTATATGGTTTTTTTACTTAAAATTGTTTTTTCAGCACAAGCAAGGCTTGTTTCGCTGCTTGCTGTTCTGCTTCTTTTTTCGAACGACCGGTCCCGATTCCTTCAAGCTTATCCGGGACTTGAACACGCGAAATGAATTCCCGGCTATGTGCAGGACCACGTTCTTCGATGATCTCGTATTCAATTTGTCCGAGGCCGACCCGTTGGATCGCTTCTTGTAATTGGCTCTTGAAGTCTGTCTGCTCTTCGAAGAAACCAGATGCCACTTTCGGAAAAACCGCTTCGGCGAGGAATCGCTCTGCTGCTTCAATGCCTTGATCGAGATAAAGTGCACCGATAAACGCTTCAAATACGTCAGCAAGTAATGCTGGCCGATTTCGTCCGCCTGTCAGTTCTTCCCCTTTACCTAGCAAAATCATGTCAGAGAATTCATAATGATTGGCAAACTGGACGAGCGATGGTTCACACACGATAGCTGCTCGCAGTTTTGTTAATTCCCCCTCGGAACGTTCCGGGTAGTGTTCAAATAAATATCTTGAGACCGTCAATTCTAAGACTGCATCCCCTAAAAATTCAAGTCGTTCGTTATCCCCATCCGATTCACGTTGTTCATTGACAAACGAAGAATGAGTAAACGCTTGCTTCAACAATTCGACATTTGAAAAATGAATCGAAAGGCGCGTTTGTAACTCTTCGAATTTTTGCTCGATTTGAGCAAACGTCCGCGCATCTTTTCGACGTTTTACGTAAGGTCCTTTTCGGACACGACGTCCTTTTTGATTCGTCATAATTCCTCCTAAACAGCTAAATCCCACCGCAAAAAGAGCGGTGGGTCAGCGTCAATGATTAGACTTGTGTTTCGATGTAGCTGACGACATCGCCGACAGTCTTCAAGTTTTCTGCTTGATCGTCTTCGATTGTGATTTCGAATTTATCTTCGAGATCCATAACGAGTTCCATTACTTCAAGTGAATCTGCACCGAGATCGTCTTTGAACGATTTATCGAGTGTGATTTCACTTTGCTCTTTACCTAATTTTTCTGCGATTGCCTCTTGTACGTCTACTAAAATTTGTTCTTTTGTCATTTGAAATCCCTCCATGAGTTGAGTATATAAGATGATTGCCGATTTGGCAAAGTACTACCGGTGTTCAGTTACATTGTCATGCCGCCATCAACTGCGAGCGTTTGCCCTGTGATGTAACGGGCTTCGTCCGAAGCGATGAAGCTGACGAGTGCTGCAATGTCTTGCGTTTGCCCAAACCGTTTCAATGGAATTTGTCCAAGTGACAGATTCCGTTGATCGTCCGTCAATTCATCGGTCATGTCTGTTTCGATGAATCCTGGGCAAATCGCATTCGCTGTGACCCCTTTACTTGCGAGTTCACGGGCGACCGATTTCGTCAACCCAATCAAACCGGCTTTCGCGGCCACATAGTTCGCTTGCCCCGGATTACCCGTGATGC from the Exiguobacterium oxidotolerans JCM 12280 genome contains:
- the smc gene encoding chromosome segregation protein SMC, whose protein sequence is MYLKRIEINGFKSFASRTELDFLPGVTAVVGPNGSGKSNISDAVRWVLGEQSAKSLRGAKMEDVIFAGSMSEHRKQFAEVTLVLDNESGTVALPYQELSVTRRVSRNGDSDYFLNKKPCRLKDVLDLFMDTGLSRDAFAIIGQGRVEQVISGKPEERRSVIEEAAGVLKYRHRKKQAERKLSDTETNLSRVDDILFELGGRIEPLREQAALAKEYLIARDRFDFLERGIIAEEIQSYMEQIAQLTMEIETCERELSNEQARLEETQTSREEQETMLENIRRTETEMQERLRTVSTTLVEIQGSLNLAKEREKHGTQMKERLEQEVATLEARVSLIEDEAKKAARLRDETKQTYEQTVKRREQADAALTYSDRDFEKEAEQLRSEAFEVASRLAATNNAYNRAKQDLQSAEELRRTFAEGTGSKQSAQTAYAAEVDRLEASSFNVRQQLDALVAEETQVETKQHEQRTMMTQVERSIVDLHRRRDKTEDRIEFLESVKADYSGYFGAVKTILKQRDHISGIYGAVAELISVPARYEAAIETALGGAMQNVVVDTDATGRKLIQELRRLNAGRATFMPLSSIQRRDLNQSVRNQLSAMQGYIGVASELVTTTDELTKLKQNLLGTTLVVESLEQANAIARATGHRYRLVTLDGDVVNVGGSMTGGSWKKGTPLFSQSRELDELREGLTQGQAVIREQERRLAEMKVVDEQLNVTLETLAQEMKTTRTTLESLRDELTEAKHGLAITASELSVQDGQLQRLAEQEREAKATIEQAEHDIANLTKRQQELRRDLDQLKEAQARGAVTIEDLKQQQADALLEERTMILKLDQVNREVERIEESLNHAKLERSHKRRDLKHVLEGFGEGQIEALHAEQAQMLKEQTTVEQELKAITDQIQRDGESLRLLRIREAKLKEEQQSAKQQVDQARLNHGRISTRLETRQETLDEMGLILELIEPLTIPFEEAKEEVHLLKRQLEEIGVVNIGAIEEFAEVDQRFTFLSTQRDDLVTAKTDLYAVIDEMDREVVRLFKETFTAVREHFRETFRELFGGGEADLILVDPSDLLTSGIDIVAKPPGKKLQNLSLLSGGERALTAIALLFAILKTRPVPFCVLDEVEAALDEANVARFGEFVHQLARDTQFIIITHRKGTMESADVLYGVTMQQNGISEVLSVKLEEARRTLTEEVESKELKQ
- a CDS encoding DUF1128 family protein, encoding MTIEQMIEAILDKLNIINKGVIKAEQFDGTKNDDLKEIYEFVMMRESLSLAEVDAIVDELKSLKTV
- the rnc gene encoding ribonuclease III — encoded protein: MTNQKGRRVRKGPYVKRRKDARTFAQIEQKFEELQTRLSIHFSNVELLKQAFTHSSFVNEQRESDGDNERLEFLGDAVLELTVSRYLFEHYPERSEGELTKLRAAIVCEPSLVQFANHYEFSDMILLGKGEELTGGRNRPALLADVFEAFIGALYLDQGIEAAERFLAEAVFPKVASGFFEEQTDFKSQLQEAIQRVGLGQIEYEIIEERGPAHSREFISRVQVPDKLEGIGTGRSKKEAEQQAAKQALLVLKKQF
- the acpP gene encoding acyl carrier protein, whose protein sequence is MTKEQILVDVQEAIAEKLGKEQSEITLDKSFKDDLGADSLEVMELVMDLEDKFEITIEDDQAENLKTVGDVVSYIETQV